Proteins from a genomic interval of Lysobacter arenosi:
- a CDS encoding fimbrial protein: protein MKSTLLKAMAISAIALASQAAFASDGTINFTGELTAQTCSINGTAADGNRNVSVTLPAATQSSLAIVGATSAETAFQIALTSCTPATGTVRTRFESGPNVDAATGELLTSGAGASAGLRIQLLNQDRSVIAVGTSDASQNSAPSTITTGAATLNYIARYHRVSTTALVAGAVTSSVTYSMAYN, encoded by the coding sequence ATGAAAAGCACTCTCCTCAAGGCCATGGCGATCAGCGCCATCGCGCTGGCATCGCAGGCTGCGTTCGCCTCCGACGGCACCATCAACTTCACCGGTGAGCTCACTGCCCAGACGTGCTCGATCAACGGCACCGCCGCAGACGGCAACCGCAACGTCAGCGTGACGCTGCCGGCCGCGACGCAGTCGAGCCTGGCCATCGTCGGCGCGACCTCGGCCGAAACGGCGTTCCAGATCGCACTCACTTCCTGCACGCCGGCTACCGGCACGGTCCGCACGCGCTTCGAGTCGGGTCCCAACGTCGATGCGGCCACCGGAGAGCTGCTCACCAGCGGCGCCGGTGCCTCTGCGGGCCTGCGCATCCAGTTGCTCAACCAGGACCGCTCGGTGATCGCCGTTGGCACCAGCGACGCCTCGCAGAATTCCGCCCCGAGCACCATCACCACCGGCGCGGCGACGCTCAACTACATCGCCCGCTACCACCGCGTCTCGACGACGGCGCTCGTGGCGGGCGCGGTGACCTCGAGCGTCACCTACTCCATGGCCTACAACTGA
- a CDS encoding fimbrial protein, whose translation MKTKILGTFALGAIGLASHSASASDGTINFSGSITSQTCSINGVAADGNRNISVALPKTPQSSLTALNSVAGETPFSIALTGCTPASGTVATRFEPGSNVDAATGELITSGVGGTSSLHIQLLNETRGVINIGAPDVSQNSTAKTIPAGGAVTLNYFARYKRASTLPALGTGVIASNVTYSLVYN comes from the coding sequence ATGAAAACCAAGATCCTCGGCACCTTCGCGCTCGGCGCGATCGGGTTGGCCTCGCATTCGGCATCCGCCTCGGACGGCACCATCAACTTCTCCGGCTCGATCACCAGTCAGACCTGTTCGATCAACGGCGTCGCAGCCGACGGAAACCGGAACATCTCTGTAGCCCTGCCGAAGACGCCGCAGTCGAGCCTGACGGCGCTCAACTCCGTCGCCGGCGAGACGCCGTTCTCGATCGCCTTGACCGGCTGCACTCCGGCCTCTGGCACGGTGGCCACTCGTTTCGAACCGGGCAGCAACGTCGATGCCGCGACGGGCGAGCTGATCACCAGCGGCGTCGGCGGTACGTCCAGCCTGCATATCCAGCTGCTCAACGAGACCCGCGGGGTCATCAATATCGGCGCGCCGGACGTTTCGCAGAACTCCACGGCCAAGACCATTCCTGCCGGCGGTGCGGTCACCCTGAACTACTTCGCCCGCTACAAGCGCGCATCGACGTTGCCCGCACTGGGCACGGGCGTCATCGCGTCGAACGTGACCTATTCGCTGGTCTACAACTGA